The genome window TCGCGAAATGGCGCAAATGCGCGCGGTCACTTCAAGGCACACACCTTGCTCAATGCCCACGGAGCAGGAGGCGCGCATGAAGCGAGCGGTGATCTTAGGGGCAGGGACAGCCGGGACGATGATGGCGAACAAGCTCGCCAAGGCGCTCCCGGAGGACACCTGGAAGATCGTCGTCGTCGATCGCGACGACCAGCACGTCTATCAACCGGGCCTGCTCTTCCTGCCATTCGGCATGTATAGGCGCGACGATTTGATCAAGCGGCGGACGCAGCTCGTCGACCGCCGGGTGGAGCTCCGCCTCGCCGAGGTGGATCGCGTCGCGCCCGACGAGAGCGTGATCCACTTCAAGCGCGGCGACAAGCTCGCGTACGACATTCTGATCATCGCGACCGGCTCTCGCGTGCTGCCCGAGCAGACCGAAGGCCTCACCGCCGAGGGGTGGCGCGACACCGCCTTCGACTTCTACACACTCGACGGCGCGCTCGGGCTCGCGGAGAAGCTCGCCGACTGGCCTGGCGGCCGCCTGGTGGTCAACGTCGTCGAAATGCCCATCAAGTGCCCTGTCGCGCCGCTCGAGTTCGTGTTTCTGGCCGAGGCGTTCTTCCGTAAGCGAGGCATTCGCGACAAGGTGGAGCTCGTGTACGCGACTCCCCTCGAGGGCGCCTTCACCAAGCCGCAGGCGTCGGCCGCCCTCGGCGACATGCTCACGAAGCGGGGTATCGAGGTGGTCGGCGACTACTCGCTCGCTCGAGTCGACGGCGGGAAGCGCGCGATGACGTCGTACGACGGCCGCGAGCTAGGGTACGACCTGCTCGTCACGGCCCCGCTGCACAGCGGCTCCGAGGCGCTCGCGCGCTCGCAGATGACCGACGCCGGCGGGTGGTTCCCCACGGACAAGCACACGCTGCAGAGTCCGCGCTTCCCGAACGTGTTCGCCCTCGGGGACGCCACCGATCTCCCCACCTCGAAGGCGGGCGCCGTCGCCCACTTCCAGTCGGAGGTGCTCTTCGAGAACGTGCTCCGCTTCGTCGACGGCAAGCCGCCCGAGCCGGCGTTCGACGGGCACGCGAACTGCTTCATCGAGACAGGCGACGGCAAGGCGATGTTGATCGACTTCAACTACGAGACCGAGCCGCTGCCCGGGCGATACCCCCTCCCCGGGGTGGGGCCGTTCACGCTGCTCGGGGAGAGCGAGATCAACCACTGGGGCAAGCTCGCCTTCAAGTGGGTTTATTGGAACGTCCTCTTGGCAGGCAAAGAGCTGCCCCTCGATCACCGCATGCTCATGGCTGGGAAGTGGAGCTGAACATGGAGGCCGACAAGCTTGACACAGTCCTCGCCCGCCTCGACGCCCTCAGCGCGAGGGTGCACGATCTCACCGAGCGGCAGCGCAAGCAGGACGAGCTGTTCTCGGAGATGAGCCCCATCCTGAAGGAGGTCATGGCGACCGCCACGACGCGCCTCGACGCGCTCGAAAAGAGGGGCTACTTCGCCTTCGGGCGCGAGCTCGTCGGCGTGGGCGAGCGCATCGTGGAGGGCTTCTCGCCCGACGACGTGCGCCTGCTCGGCGACTCGGTCGTGGCCATTCTGGAGACCGTGCGGACGTTGACGCAGCCCGAGGTGCTCGCGGTGGCGGGCGAGGCGAGCGAGGCGTTGCAGAAGGCCGACCAGGTCGAGCCCATCGGCATCCTCGGGATGGTGCGCGCGTCGCGCGACGAGGAAGTGCAGAAGGGCATGGCCGTCATGATGGACGTGGTACGCCACGTGGGGCGCGTCGCCGAGATCGTCGCCAAGCGGAGGGCGCCGCGACCCGCCGACGCCCGGGCGCGGCTCGCCGCGGTCACCGGCGCGAGGCGGCGCCCTGTGCTCGGCGTGGAGCGACCTCGCGCCTCGCCCCCCAAGCCCGCGGCCGCGCAGTCCGAGGGGGGTGCCGCGTCGAGCACCAAGCCCGCCGAGGTCGCGGCGGTGATCGAGGGCGTCGCCTTCACGCGGGACGGGCACCTCGCCGACGCGGGCGCGTGGTCCGAAGGGCTCGCCCTGAAGCTCGCGGAGACCCACGGCCTCGCCCTCGACGCGCCGCGCTGGGCGGTGGTTCGATTCGCCCGCGCGGACTTCGAGGCCACGGGCGCGGCGCCCAACATTCGGCGCCTGACCCAGGGCACGGGAGTGACGACCAAAGACCTCTACGGCCTGTTCCCGAAGGCCCCCGCGCGCACGATCGCCAAGATCGCGGGAATACCGAAGCCCGCCGGCTGCATCTGAGCCCCGCGAGCCCGCGCTCGCCATGAACGGGAACATCTCGCCACCCGAACGCGGACTCCCCACGAAGGGGACCGCTGATTGCCTTCTACGTCTCCAGGAGGAGCCTCGATGAACGTCGCCACGTCCAAACGAAGAGTTGCCATCATCGTCTCTCACGGCGGGCTCGATGAGGTCTATCCGGGCCTCATCCTCGGGAACGCCGCGCGGCAGTCGGGCATTGACGCCTTCCTCTTCTTCACGTTCTGGGGGCTCGACGCCATCACCGAGTCGAAGGTCGACCACCTGCACATGAACCTCGCCGGAAACGCGAGCTCGAACATGCCGACCGTGCTCGCCGGGCTCCCCGGCATGGAGAGCCTCGCGGCCTCGATGATGAAGAAGCAAATGGCCGAGCTCGACCTCCCCACGGTCCGTGAGATGATGCAGATCCTGGACGAGTCGGGCGCGGAGCTGTTCGCGTGCGAGCTCGCGATGAAGATGTTCAAACGCGAGGGCAAAGATCTCCTGCCGCAGGTGAAGGACGTGATCACCGCCGGCGACTTCTACGACCTCGCCGAGGGCGCCCAGATCATCTTCACCTGACGCCGACGCGTCAGCGCGCGCGGTCCAGAAACAGGCTCGGAGAGACGACCCCGACCGCGATCGCCGCCACGACGAACGCCGTGCGGGTACCGAGGACGAGGGCGTCGGTCGCGAGGCTCACCGGCGGCGAGGGCGTGCTCACGAGGGCGATGAGCGCCAGCATCGTGCGGTAGGCGAACGTGCCGGGGACGAGGGCGATCATGGCGCTCATGCTGAAGAGCGACATGGGCACCCTCATGCGTCGGGCGAGCAGCGCGCTCACGACACCGATCGTGGTGGCCCCGATGAGCGTCGCGAGCTCGAGCGGCACGCCCCGCTCGACCGCCACGGTGCGCCCCACGTGCCCCAGCACGCCGGCGAGCGCCGAGCCGAGGAGGTATCGGCGAGGCACGGCGAAGAGCAGCGCGAAGCCGATCGTGACCACGAGGGTCGCGCCCGCGTCGCGCGCCAGGAGCCCGAGCCACGCGAGCGGCGTCATTGAACCGCCGCCCCGAGCGCGCGGGTGATCGAGGCCGACACAGCGAGGCCTACGGCGATGACGAGCACGATCGTCGTGGCCTTCGCGGCGCGCGCCACGGCGGTGACGATGTGGCCCTTGATCATGTCCCGGCCCGCGTGCACGAACAGCACCCCGGGGATGAGCTGCACCGCCGTGGCGGAGACGCAGACGGTCACGCTCCCGTGGACCGCGGTCGCGAGGGCGGTGAGCGCCAGCCCCGTCGTGAGGGAGGCCGAGAGGACCGTAAGATAGGGATTCACGTGACGCGTGTGGAGCGCCTGGCGGAGCGACATCACGAGCGCGCCGCCGACGAGCGTGCACGCGAGCTCGCGGACGCCGCCCTGAAAGAGCTGGCTGAACGCGGCGCACGCCGCGCCGATCGCGAGCGCCACCCACCATCGGGGGTAGTGCGCCGCGCGCTCGATCTCGGCGAGCCGCGCGCGCAGGGCCTCGCGAGACACCTCACCCGTCATCACGCGCGGCGCCACCTCGACCACGGCGGCCATTTTCGCGAGGTCGACGCCGAGCTCGGGCACCCGGCGCAGCTTGGTGCGAAAGTCCTCGCCCTCGGTCGTGGTGATCACGAGGCCGTTCGGCGAGACGAGTACATCGATGGAGTCGACCCCGAGGCCCTTGGCGAGGCCCGCGACGGTGCGCTCGACGAGGGCCGTGTCGGCGCCGCTTTGGAGGAGGAGCGCGCCGCCCCAGAGGATGAGATCCACCGCGTCGCGCAGCGCCTCCCGCGACAGGCCAATCGCCCGCGGATCCGCCGTGTCGGCGGGCATCCACGCCAGGGGAGACTCCTTGTCCGGCATGGCGGGCACGCTACGCGATGTCACTTCACGCGTCGACCCGCGCCAGGGCCTCAGTGCTTGACCGGCGGCCGCCAGCCGGGGACGTCGACGTCGTGCCGAGGAGGCGGCGTGGGGTGCGGCGCGCCGCGCACGCAGCGCAGCCCGACCCCGGGCACTTGGTAGGTGAACTGCGCCGCGGCGCGGAACGTGATCGCCATGCCACCGAACGAGCGATTCCACGCGCCGCCTCGCAGCGGGTGCATGGGGGTCTGGTTGCGCACGAGCGGGTCCACCTTCGGAGGCGCGTCGGCCTGGCCCTTCTCGAACGGCGCGAACGAGTCCTCCACCCACTCCCAGACGTTCCCCGCGAGGTCGTGCACGTGGCCCGAGGGCCAGAGTCGGTCGCCCGCCGGATGCACGCCGACCTTCGAGGGCCCCCCGCCGTGGCAGCCCACGTCACCGCCAGCGCGGGTCTTCGGCGCGCCGAACTGCGTGAAGTCGACGAGGTCGCACGACGGCTCGGGCTCGTTGCCCCACGGGTACTTGTACTGCTCGGGACCGGTCGCCGCCCACTCCCACTCGGCCTCGGTCGGCAGGCGCTTGCCTACCGCCTCGCAGTACGTGCGCGCCTTCTTCCAGTTCACGAGGTTCACCGGGTGGTCGGGCAGCTTCGGGTAGGTCGAGAACGGGTCTTTCGTCCACGGCTCGAGGCAGCGCCCGGCGTCCACGCACGCCGCGTATTGGCGCACCGTGACCTCGTTCTCGTCCATGCAGAATGCACGCGTAAGCACCACCTTGTGGCTGCCTTCGCGACCCTTCATCATGCGGAATCCCTCGGGGCCCGTCGGGGGAATCTCCACCTCGCCCGGGGGGCAGGCGCGCGCGGACGCGTCGGTCGCGGCGTCGTCGGCGACCGGAGCCCCCGCGTCGGTAGGCGGCGTAGACGGAGTGGGCGGCGCGTCGCTCACCCCGGCGTCCTCGGGTGCTGGGCTGGCTTCGGGCGCCGCGTCACGGACCTCGACCGCACGAGGCGACTCGACCACCGCGGAGGCCGCACACGCGCCGGTCGCGCCGACGACGAAGAACCCGACTGCCGTACGCCACCGCATCCTCGCTGGTAGCCGATGCCGCCCGGGCGAGTGAAGTTTGTGCCGGAGCCCGCGCATGAGCGCGCCATGGGGCGCCGGAGCGCTTGGGGCGACGTCCAGGGCCTCTCGCGGTCGCCTAGTGCACCGCCGTCGTAAGTAAGGTGAGCGCGTGGCGGTCGACATCACCACGGAGACCGTCATCGATCGCCCGCTCGAGGTCATCGCGGCGCGGCCGCTCGTGAGGCGGTAGCACCGAGGCCCTGCCGGGGGCATACTGGCGGGCGATGCGCCGCGCCTTCCCAGCTGTCTCCGTCGCGTGGTTGTTTGCGGCGTACGCTTGCACCACCTTCGGCACCGCCGTCAACGAGTCGCCGGACGCGAGCCCCATCCCCGTCCCCGTCCCCGTCCCCTCGGACGCCCTGGCACCGCTGGACGGGAGCCGGATCGACGCGGGCTCCCCGGGCGAGGCTGACGCCTCCGCTGACGCGGGGGCGCAGTGCGCGCTCGTCGTCGCGGACGATTTCTCCTCGGGGACCCTCGGTCCGTGGAAGCACACGAAGTCTGCGGACGTGGGCGGCGTCGACTTCAGCAACGGTGGTGTGACACTTACAACGAGCGGAGCGGGCTTCTCCGTCTTGGCTTCGCCGCCCATCGCGCCGGCGAACGCCCCTGCTTTGCCAGCCTTCGTGGAGGTCCGCTTCGACGTGAGCCTCGCGGAGAACAAGGCGTCCTACACGCTGGCGCAGCTCATCGGCTACTTCCCCCAGAACGTGCAACTGGTGACGCGCAGCAGCGAGGACGGCGTCGCGCGGACCCTCTCCCTCGTGTACGCCTCGCCCCTTTCCACGGAGAGCCAAAGACTCCCGGTGAAGGTCGGCGCGCCCACCGAGGTGCTCTTGCGCATTGCCTCGGATCCCACGAGAGGGACGCTCGTACAGCTCACCGCTGGGACCTCGACGGTGACGCTCATCGACCCCGCCTTCCTCAATCCGCGGACAACTCCACCGGCGGACGTCTACTTCCAAATGGGTCCGTTCCTCAACCTCGTTGGCGACGTGGTTGGCGTGACCGTGGCGTACGACAACGTCTCGGTACGCCGCTGCCGTTAGCGAAGCGCTCGAGCGACGGAGCGACGGAGCGACGGAGCGCGGCGGGCGCGGCGCGGCGCGGCGCGGCGCGGCGCGGCGCGGCGCCCTCCAGGGCGCGGGCGTGGAACGCTCGTCATTCGGGGAAGGCGCGAACGCTCGCGCGGGAGGAGCCCGCCGAACGTCGCGCTCTGCCAATCTGGCGGCCAGGCCTCGGGCGAGCTGCCAAGTTGTCCCCCGGGCGACGGGAACACCCAGGATTTCCCCACCAATTCGCGACAATGTCCCGTCCGAACCGCGCGGCACGTGCGTTGCTGAGTTGGACTCTCGATGCCATTCGAAGATCCCCCATCGCCGCGCGCACCGCGCCCCACCCCCCCAGAGAAGAGCCCGTTCTGGAGGGACCTCCTTCACCTCTGGTTCGTGAAATACAACCCCCTCTACCTCGTGAGCGCGATGCTCGTCTTGGCGGGCCTCAACCTGGTGTCGAAGGGACTCGCCAGCGAAGGGAGCCTCTACGGCCCGCTCGCGGTGGGTCTCGTGGCCGAGGTGTACGCGGCCGTGCTGATCGGCGGCGCGGCGCTCCTCACGCGCGTCGGCCAGCGGAGGCCCGCGGTGCTGCTCGCGCTGATCGCGATCGTGTATCAGGTCGATCTGACGCTCCACACCGAGACGTGCGCGGTCCTTGGCGCCCTCGGGGTGACGCTGTCGGCGCTCTGGCTGGCCATCTTCGTCGCCAAGCTCGTCGCGCTCGGGTGGGCGCTCCGCGTCCGCATCGCGCCCCGCGCGCTGCTCGCGGCGACCCTTGGAGCGCTCGGGCTCGCGGCTCTCCCGCGGACCTTCGTGGCGCTGGGACCCGAGCACGCCGGGACACTGCTGGCGCTCTTCGTCTTCGCGCTCGGCGTGGTCTTCCCGCGCGACCTGACCGACTGCGTGACCTCGCGGGCCGAGCTCGACGCGTGGGGCCGCCTCGTGCTCCGCCGGACGGTGCTCGCCACGTGGGCCATCTGGGGAGTCCTCTTTGCCCTCCACGTCGCGTTCTGGGCGAGCGAAGCGCCCATCGCGTGGGCCCGCGTCGTCCTGGCGCTCCTCGCGCTGGTCGTGGCGCGGCAGCCGCGCGAGCTCCGCGTTTGGGTGACCGGCGGCGGCGCGCTGGCCCTCTTCGCGGTCACGCGGCCAAGCGAGCTCTCGAGCGTCGCGGCGCTCTTCGCCTTGACCCTCGCGGTCCGGGCCGCAACCCGCCTCCGCACCGTCGTGCCGGCGCTCCGCTCGACTCCGGACGATCCATCGCCCTACCGAGTGAGGACGACCGAGCGCGAGGCCTGGACGACGACCGAAGCCCTCGCGCGCGTGAGCCCGGAGGAGCGACTGCGGCTCATCACCGGGACGCTGGCGGCGACCTACGTCGCGCAGTGGACCTCCGGCTGGCGTGGCGGCTCGCTCCCTCCGCACAACCTCCTCGTGGACGTGCTCTTCCTCGCCGTCGCCGCCGTCGTCGCGTGGCGCGCTCGCGGGCGACTGGTCCTCGGCTTCGCGGGCCTCGTGGTCGGTCACGGCGTCGCGGTGTCGGGCGTGCTGGCGCTCGTCCCGCGTCCCCATTCATTGGTCGGCTGGGGGGCGAGCGCGCTCGTCCTCGGGTTTGCCCTCCTGCTCGCGGCGATCGGCGTCAGCTTCGCCGTGCCTCGACGCCTCGCGCGGCCGGCGGAGGGAGGCGAGGACGACCGGGGCGGCCACGATCGCGCTCCGGACCCAGCAGGCTATCGTTCGTAGATCAGATGTTTGCCTCAGCGCCAAGGACGCGACATTCGAGAGGTTCCCGCGTGTCTCGTCGCGGTTCTCGCGCGAAGACGCTATGCTCCCGCGCGGCATGGCCGAGGGGGCAGCATCGGTTCGACCCGGACAGGTGATCGACGGCAGGTACAAGGTCGAGCGTGTGCTCGGCCAGGGTGGCATGGCCATGGTCGTCGCGGCGCGTCACCTCGAGCTCGACGAGCTCGTCGCCATCAAGGTCATCCTCCCGGGGCGCGCCTCGAGCCCTGACGCCCGCGAGCGTTTCGCGCGGGAGGCGCGCGCGGCCGTCAAGATCAAGAGCGAGCACGTCGCCCGGGTCATGGATGTCGGCCCCCTCGAGGACGGCACGCCGTACATGGTCATGGAGTACCTCGACGGCGAAGACTTCGCCGCGGTCCTCGAGCGCCGCAAGAAGATCCCAGCCGCGGAGGCGATCCACTACGCCCTGCAGATCACCGACGCGCTGACGGAGGCGCACTCGCTCGGGATCATCCACCGCGACGTCAAGCCCGCGAACCTCTTCCTCGCCAAGAAGCGCAACCGTCCGCCCACGGTGAAGGTGCTGGACTTCGGCATCTCCAAGGTGGAGCTGCACGATCGGAGGCGCACCGAGACGAAAGAGATCCTCGGCTCTCCTTGGTACATGGCGCCTGAGCAGCTCAAGAGCGCGACGTCGGTGGATCGGCGCTCGGACATTTGGTCGCTCGGGGTGATCCTCTACGAGCTCGTGACGGGCGAGGTGCCGTTCGACGGCGGGTCGATGACCGAGGTCATCGTGAAGGTGCTCCACGATCCGGTGCCGAGGCGCGATCTCCCCGAGCACCTCGAGGCCGTGATCCAGCGGTGCCTCGCGAAGGACCCGAACGACCGCTACGACAGCATGAACCAGGTCACGGCGGCCCTCCGCGCGCTGGTCGACACGGTCCCGCTCTCGCCCTCGCCGCCGATCGCCGACGTGGCGGCGCTCGCCGCGGCTCCGGAGGCAGGCTGCGACGAAGACGACGGCTCCGCGGTCGACGAGGTCGATGAGGGAGAGCTCCTTCGCTCGGAGGTGCCGCCCAAGGTCGCGGAGGCGCCGCCCAAGGCCGAGGTGACGCCGCCCAAGGCCGAGGTGACGCCGCCCGGAAGCGACGGGCCCAAGGTCGTCGTGGAGGACGCATCGAAGGTCGCAGAGGCGCCGACGCCCATCTCCCCGGCCGTCCGCATGTACGTGCAGTCCACCCCGCGGGCGGAGGACGACACGGGCGACCGGCGATCGCGGCCCACCGTCCCCGTCCCGGGCGCGCGCCGCAGCCGGCGCGAGACGACGAGACCGAGACGCGCTCGCGGCCCACCGTCCCCGTCCCGGGTCGCGCGCCCGCCGCAGCCGCGGCGCCAGAGACCGACGAGACCGAGACGCGCTCGCGGCCCACCGTCCCCGTCCCGGGTCGCGCGCAAGCGCCCGGTCCGAGCCCCGTCGACGAGGGGCGGCGCCGCCCGAGGATGCTCGGCGCGCTCGCGGTCGGGCTGGTGGTGGCCGGCGTGGTGGGCGCGAAGACGCTCTCGCGCGCCCCGGACGCGACCCGCGCGCCCGAAGCCGTCCGTCCGCCCGATCCGCCGCCGGGGCCCGCGTCCAGCGCCCCTCCCGCGGCCGACAGCGCCCAAGCCGCCCCGGCGCCGCGCGCGAGTGAGTCCCGGGTGGTCGCAGCGCTCCGGCAGCCCCCGACCGCCGCCGCCCCCGCGCCGGTCTCCGCGCCACACCCGACGGCTCCCGGGCCGCACCCCGGCGCGACCGCGCCAGCGCCCTCGGCGGCAAGGGACCTCGAGCTCTCGCCGACGTTCACGCCTCCCCCTCCGCTGCCGCTGCCGGTGCCCGCGACGCCGCCGCCGGCCGCGCACGCGCCGGCTCCCGCCTCGGCCTCCGCGTCCGCGGCAGGAGCCGCCGACGACGCCTCGGTCGGCCTCGCGGTCGCGCGAGCGCACCACCCGGCCCTCGCGAAGGCATGCTGGGGCGCCGCCGGGACCGCGATGGTCACGGCGGTGGTCGCGGTGGCTCCAGGAGGGAGCGTGAGCTCCGTCCGGGCGTCGACGACCGATCCTGGGCTCGCGCGCTGCGTCGAGGGCGAGGTCCGCGGCTGGAGATTCCCGGTGGCGGAGCGACCGCGCACGTTCACGATCCCGATCCTCTTCCGTCGCCGCTGACGGGACGCGCGCGCCCCCTTCGGGGGGCAGGCCCCCGCGGCCGGAGTCGCTCGCGAAAACTTGCCGGTCGCTTGTATGCTCTCGCTCGCCGGGCCGTCAAAGCGGCTCGCTCGGCCTTCGCCGCGCGATGCGCCAAAAAAGGAGTCTCGATGAACTACTGGAAAGTGTCGACGTTTGCGCTCGCCGGGTGCCTCTCCCTCGGCATCGTTTATCAGACCGCCACGCCCGCTCACGCGGAGGCACAGCCGCACATGCAGGCCGCGCTCGGCCAGCTCAAGGCGGCGAAGGCGTCGCTCGCGCGCGCGACCGCAGACAAGGGTGGCCACCGCGTCAAGGCGATGGCCCTCACCGATCAGGCGATCGACGAGACCGAGAAGGGCATCGCGTACGACAACA of Myxococcales bacterium contains these proteins:
- a CDS encoding NAD(P)/FAD-dependent oxidoreductase, which gives rise to MKRAVILGAGTAGTMMANKLAKALPEDTWKIVVVDRDDQHVYQPGLLFLPFGMYRRDDLIKRRTQLVDRRVELRLAEVDRVAPDESVIHFKRGDKLAYDILIIATGSRVLPEQTEGLTAEGWRDTAFDFYTLDGALGLAEKLADWPGGRLVVNVVEMPIKCPVAPLEFVFLAEAFFRKRGIRDKVELVYATPLEGAFTKPQASAALGDMLTKRGIEVVGDYSLARVDGGKRAMTSYDGRELGYDLLVTAPLHSGSEALARSQMTDAGGWFPTDKHTLQSPRFPNVFALGDATDLPTSKAGAVAHFQSEVLFENVLRFVDGKPPEPAFDGHANCFIETGDGKAMLIDFNYETEPLPGRYPLPGVGPFTLLGESEINHWGKLAFKWVYWNVLLAGKELPLDHRMLMAGKWS
- a CDS encoding TusE/DsrC/DsvC family sulfur relay protein; the protein is MELNMEADKLDTVLARLDALSARVHDLTERQRKQDELFSEMSPILKEVMATATTRLDALEKRGYFAFGRELVGVGERIVEGFSPDDVRLLGDSVVAILETVRTLTQPEVLAVAGEASEALQKADQVEPIGILGMVRASRDEEVQKGMAVMMDVVRHVGRVAEIVAKRRAPRPADARARLAAVTGARRRPVLGVERPRASPPKPAAAQSEGGAASSTKPAEVAAVIEGVAFTRDGHLADAGAWSEGLALKLAETHGLALDAPRWAVVRFARADFEATGAAPNIRRLTQGTGVTTKDLYGLFPKAPARTIAKIAGIPKPAGCI
- a CDS encoding DsrE/DsrF/DrsH-like family protein — translated: MNVATSKRRVAIIVSHGGLDEVYPGLILGNAARQSGIDAFLFFTFWGLDAITESKVDHLHMNLAGNASSNMPTVLAGLPGMESLAASMMKKQMAELDLPTVREMMQILDESGAELFACELAMKMFKREGKDLLPQVKDVITAGDFYDLAEGAQIIFT
- a CDS encoding threonine/serine exporter family protein, whose product is MTPLAWLGLLARDAGATLVVTIGFALLFAVPRRYLLGSALAGVLGHVGRTVAVERGVPLELATLIGATTIGVVSALLARRMRVPMSLFSMSAMIALVPGTFAYRTMLALIALVSTPSPPVSLATDALVLGTRTAFVVAAIAVGVVSPSLFLDRAR
- a CDS encoding threonine/serine exporter family protein, yielding MPDKESPLAWMPADTADPRAIGLSREALRDAVDLILWGGALLLQSGADTALVERTVAGLAKGLGVDSIDVLVSPNGLVITTTEGEDFRTKLRRVPELGVDLAKMAAVVEVAPRVMTGEVSREALRARLAEIERAAHYPRWWVALAIGAACAAFSQLFQGGVRELACTLVGGALVMSLRQALHTRHVNPYLTVLSASLTTGLALTALATAVHGSVTVCVSATAVQLIPGVLFVHAGRDMIKGHIVTAVARAAKATTIVLVIAVGLAVSASITRALGAAVQ
- a CDS encoding formylglycine-generating enzyme family protein, with translation MRWRTAVGFFVVGATGACAASAVVESPRAVEVRDAAPEASPAPEDAGVSDAPPTPSTPPTDAGAPVADDAATDASARACPPGEVEIPPTGPEGFRMMKGREGSHKVVLTRAFCMDENEVTVRQYAACVDAGRCLEPWTKDPFSTYPKLPDHPVNLVNWKKARTYCEAVGKRLPTEAEWEWAATGPEQYKYPWGNEPEPSCDLVDFTQFGAPKTRAGGDVGCHGGGPSKVGVHPAGDRLWPSGHVHDLAGNVWEWVEDSFAPFEKGQADAPPKVDPLVRNQTPMHPLRGGAWNRSFGGMAITFRAAAQFTYQVPGVGLRCVRGAPHPTPPPRHDVDVPGWRPPVKH
- a CDS encoding serine/threonine protein kinase, with translation MAEGAASVRPGQVIDGRYKVERVLGQGGMAMVVAARHLELDELVAIKVILPGRASSPDARERFAREARAAVKIKSEHVARVMDVGPLEDGTPYMVMEYLDGEDFAAVLERRKKIPAAEAIHYALQITDALTEAHSLGIIHRDVKPANLFLAKKRNRPPTVKVLDFGISKVELHDRRRTETKEILGSPWYMAPEQLKSATSVDRRSDIWSLGVILYELVTGEVPFDGGSMTEVIVKVLHDPVPRRDLPEHLEAVIQRCLAKDPNDRYDSMNQVTAALRALVDTVPLSPSPPIADVAALAAAPEAGCDEDDGSAVDEVDEGELLRSEVPPKVAEAPPKAEVTPPKAEVTPPGSDGPKVVVEDASKVAEAPTPISPAVRMYVQSTPRAEDDTGDRRSRPTVPVPGARRSRRETTRPRRARGPPSPSRVARPPQPRRQRPTRPRRARGPPSPSRVARKRPVRAPSTRGGAARGCSARSRSGWWWPAWWARRRSRAPRTRPARPKPSVRPIRRRGPRPAPLPRPTAPKPPRRRARVSPGWSQRSGSPRPPPPPRRSPRHTRRLPGRTPARPRQRPRRQGTSSSRRRSRLPLRCRCRCPRRRRRPRTRRLPPRPPRPRQEPPTTPRSASRSRERTTRPSRRHAGAPPGPRWSRRWSRWLQEGA